The Nocardioides humi genome includes a region encoding these proteins:
- a CDS encoding oligosaccharide flippase family protein yields the protein MTTTTHSAGSRLARLLRSSAGIAIAMGVMNVGTYGFQIVSARLLGPGQYGALAGVLALLLVLSVLQLGLQATSARRIAADPEHVAAVEAAALRTGWRAALVLGAVMVLAAPLVTSLLRLDGLLPALLLGLSVVPVTVMGAQAGVLQGERRWLPLSLVYLAVGIPRVVLGIAFLLAWRSETSAMLAMLVASWVPVFVGSWALGRHPRRTTSVTESEIRHDVLRETLGSSIALLAFFAIANLDVVVARVTLDEHDAGLYAGGLIVTKAVLFLPQFAVVVLFPSMSEGTGSRAALAKGLAFLSSLGAVCVGATYLLSDLALVFIGGRDYAGVQDRLWMFAVLGALLALLQLLVYAGLARRGASTKYLVGIGVLTLVGVGSTATSVAGLATRVACIDLVVLVVLVVLQVARHRRDDEDASAA from the coding sequence GTGACGACGACCACCCACTCCGCGGGCTCGCGCCTGGCCCGGCTGCTGCGCAGCAGCGCCGGCATCGCGATCGCGATGGGGGTGATGAACGTCGGCACCTACGGCTTCCAGATCGTCTCGGCCCGGCTGCTCGGCCCCGGTCAGTACGGCGCGCTGGCCGGCGTCCTGGCGCTGCTGCTGGTCCTCTCCGTCCTCCAGCTGGGCCTGCAGGCGACCTCCGCCCGCCGGATCGCCGCCGACCCGGAGCACGTCGCCGCCGTCGAGGCCGCGGCCCTGCGCACGGGCTGGCGCGCCGCCCTCGTGCTCGGCGCGGTCATGGTCCTGGCGGCGCCGCTCGTGACCAGCCTGCTGCGCCTCGACGGCCTGCTGCCCGCACTGCTCCTGGGCCTGAGCGTGGTGCCGGTGACGGTGATGGGCGCCCAGGCCGGCGTCCTCCAGGGCGAGCGCCGCTGGCTCCCGCTCAGCCTGGTCTACCTCGCCGTCGGCATCCCCCGGGTGGTGCTCGGGATCGCCTTCCTGCTCGCCTGGCGCTCGGAGACGAGCGCGATGCTCGCCATGCTGGTGGCGTCGTGGGTGCCGGTCTTCGTGGGCTCCTGGGCGCTGGGCCGGCACCCGCGCCGTACGACGAGCGTGACGGAGTCCGAGATCCGTCACGACGTGCTGCGCGAGACCCTGGGCAGCTCGATCGCGCTGCTGGCCTTCTTCGCGATCGCGAACCTCGACGTCGTCGTCGCCCGGGTCACCCTCGACGAGCACGACGCCGGCCTGTACGCCGGCGGTCTGATCGTCACCAAGGCCGTCCTGTTCCTGCCGCAGTTCGCCGTGGTGGTGCTGTTCCCGTCCATGTCGGAGGGCACCGGGAGCCGGGCCGCGCTCGCGAAGGGCCTGGCGTTCCTGAGCAGCCTGGGCGCGGTCTGCGTCGGCGCGACCTACCTCCTCTCCGATCTCGCCCTCGTCTTCATCGGCGGCAGGGACTACGCCGGCGTGCAGGACCGCCTGTGGATGTTCGCCGTGCTCGGCGCGCTCCTCGCCCTGCTCCAGCTGCTCGTGTACGCCGGCCTGGCTCGCCGCGGGGCCTCCACGAAGTACCTCGTCGGCATCGGCGTGCTCACCCTCGTCGGCGTCGGCTCCACCGCCACCTCGGTCGCCGGGCTCGCCACCCGGGTCGCCTGCATCGACCTGGTGGTGCTGGTCGTGCTGGTCGTGCTGCAGGTCGCCCGGCACCGCCGCGACGACGAGGACGCCTCCGCCGCCTGA
- a CDS encoding GNAT family N-acetyltransferase, with the protein MSRYSLTTRIATRDDATALADLWSDAVRRADPAEQVADIELIVKGAEASPEQRVVVVEYDGQVAGAVYLRITTLSPLNLEPCVQSIHPRVFDHCRRHGVGHALMEAATAFAEENGILHVVTAVPHSSRESNRFMARLGLAPVVMYRVAPTALLRSRVSPQRPQLGVDGSRSRVLAARRSLRRARAERLSLPEPEQA; encoded by the coding sequence ATGAGTCGCTACTCGCTGACGACGCGGATCGCCACACGCGATGACGCGACCGCTCTCGCCGACCTGTGGAGCGACGCGGTGCGCCGCGCCGATCCGGCCGAGCAGGTCGCCGACATCGAGCTGATCGTCAAGGGCGCGGAGGCGTCGCCGGAGCAGCGGGTCGTCGTCGTCGAGTACGACGGCCAGGTGGCCGGCGCGGTCTACCTCCGGATCACCACGCTGTCCCCGCTCAACCTCGAGCCCTGCGTCCAGTCGATCCACCCGCGCGTCTTCGACCACTGCCGCCGCCACGGCGTCGGCCACGCGCTGATGGAGGCCGCGACGGCCTTCGCCGAGGAGAACGGCATCCTGCACGTCGTCACCGCGGTCCCGCACTCCTCGCGCGAGTCCAACCGGTTCATGGCCCGGCTCGGTCTGGCGCCGGTGGTGATGTACCGGGTCGCCCCGACCGCCCTGCTCCGCAGCCGGGTCTCGCCGCAGCGCCCGCAGCTGGGCGTCGACGGCAGCCGCAGCCGGGTGCTCGCGGCGCGGCGCTCGCTGCGGCGGGCGCGGGCCGAGCGGCTGTCGCTGCCCGAGCCCGAGCAGGCCTGA
- a CDS encoding ABC transporter substrate-binding protein yields MQKSRISALALTSIAVFALSACGSDDSATSATGADLVKADTLTVCSDVPYPPFEDFDKSSDSGYKGFDVDIVSEVAERLDLDLAIKDSSFDALQSGQALNAKQCDLAASAMTITEDRKKNLDFTDGYYDSKQSLLVPADSDIASIADLKGVKVGVQQGTTGKSYTEENATGAEVVTFPSDAEMFQAIKAGQVKALLQDLPVNLDHTTDGAFKVVETYDTEEQYGFAIKKGNSQLVEDVNGALADMHSDGTYDEIYNKYFSTEG; encoded by the coding sequence ATGCAGAAGTCGCGTATCTCCGCCCTCGCCCTGACCAGCATCGCCGTGTTCGCACTCAGCGCGTGCGGCTCCGACGACAGCGCGACGTCCGCGACCGGCGCCGACCTGGTCAAGGCGGACACGCTCACGGTGTGCTCCGACGTGCCGTACCCGCCGTTCGAGGACTTCGACAAGTCCAGCGACAGCGGCTACAAGGGCTTCGACGTCGACATCGTCTCCGAGGTCGCCGAGCGGCTCGACCTCGACCTGGCGATCAAGGACTCCTCCTTCGACGCGCTGCAGAGCGGACAGGCCCTCAACGCCAAGCAGTGCGACCTGGCCGCCTCGGCGATGACGATCACCGAGGACCGCAAGAAGAACCTCGACTTCACCGACGGCTACTACGACTCCAAGCAGTCCCTGCTGGTCCCCGCGGACAGCGACATCGCCTCGATCGCGGACCTCAAGGGCGTGAAGGTCGGCGTCCAGCAGGGCACCACCGGCAAGAGCTACACCGAGGAGAACGCCACCGGCGCCGAGGTCGTGACCTTCCCCAGCGACGCCGAGATGTTCCAGGCGATCAAGGCCGGCCAGGTCAAGGCGCTGCTGCAGGACCTGCCGGTCAACCTCGACCACACCACCGACGGGGCGTTCAAGGTCGTCGAGACCTACGACACCGAGGAGCAGTACGGCTTCGCCATCAAGAAGGGCAACAGCCAGCTCGTGGAGGACGTGAACGGCGCACTCGCGGACATGCACAGCGACGGCACGTACGACGAGATCTACAACAAGTACTTCTCGACCGAGGGCTGA
- a CDS encoding hotdog fold thioesterase, which yields MTTTDEIAEIMRAHMGALNERMGIELVEVTADRVVATMPVEGNTQPYGLLHGGASVVLAETLGSVAAAIHAGPDRFAVGTDINATHHRSATSGVVTGVATPLHRGRTMASFEIVVSDEAGRRVCTSRITCAILERDPGRK from the coding sequence ATGACCACCACTGACGAGATCGCCGAGATCATGCGCGCGCACATGGGCGCGCTCAACGAGCGGATGGGCATCGAGCTCGTCGAGGTCACCGCCGACCGGGTCGTCGCGACCATGCCGGTCGAGGGCAACACCCAGCCCTACGGCCTGCTCCACGGCGGAGCGTCGGTCGTGCTCGCCGAGACGCTCGGCTCGGTCGCCGCCGCGATCCACGCCGGCCCGGACCGGTTCGCCGTCGGCACCGACATCAACGCGACCCACCACCGCTCCGCGACCTCGGGCGTCGTCACCGGTGTCGCCACGCCCCTGCACCGCGGCCGGACCATGGCGAGCTTCGAGATCGTCGTCAGCGACGAGGCGGGACGCCGGGTGTGCACCTCGCGGATCACCTGCGCGATCCTGGAGCGCGACCCGGGCCGGAAGTAG
- the polA gene encoding DNA polymerase I, with protein sequence MPESSRPRLLLLDGHSLAYRAFFALPVENFSTATGQNTNAVYGFTSMLVNVLRDEQPTHVAVAFDVSRQTFRTEEYSEYKAKRNKTPGEFSSQLPLIERMLDSFSIRYIKHAGYEADDIIATLVTQALADETSGLEVLILTGDRDSIQLVTDRSTVLYPMRGVSDLARMTPAYVEDKYGVPPHRYPELAAIVGETSDNLPGVPGVGAGFAAKWINTYDGLDNVIAQADKITGKKGEALREHLGDVIRNRRLNALVRDLDLGVAVDDLVLGEWDRASALELLDELEFRGELRTRILDVVAPGEDVPVETGVELDGTTLAPDAVGAWLDEIGDATVGLSVRGAWGSGTGRVTGLAFALADGRAAYVDVEAMSPADDAAVAAWLADTARPKVLHDAKGPLLALAAQGWTLAGVVEDTALAAYLVAPDQRSYDLADLTLRYLHRELAPAGDDDQGMLFDEGANTANSAMVQARAALDLSAELADEVERAGGRSLLTEVEMPLVGVLAAMEQTGIAIDTDHLEGLEAHFGEEVRKEAEEAYAVIGKEINLGSPKQLQVVLFDELDMPKTKRTKTGYTTDADALQALYVKTEHPFLLHLLRHREVIRLRQTIEGLLKTVQPDGRIHTTFHQTIAATGRLSSTEPNLQNIPVRTEEGRRIRESFVVGSGYAELMTADYSQIEMRIMAHLSEDALLIDAFRTGRDFHAETASRVFDVAPGEVTPEMRAKIKAMNYGLAYGLSAFGLSQQLGIEPKEASGLMEEYFETFGGIRDYLTGVVDEARRTGFTETIMGRRRYLPDLTSDNRMRREAAERMALNAPIQGSAADLIKVAMLRTDAALRDAGLRSRMLLQVHDELVFEVAEGEREALETLVREQMAGAADLTVPLDVSVGTGRSWHQAAH encoded by the coding sequence GTGCCCGAGTCCTCACGTCCGCGTCTGCTGCTCCTCGACGGCCACTCGCTGGCCTACCGCGCCTTCTTCGCCCTCCCGGTCGAGAACTTCTCGACCGCGACCGGCCAGAACACCAATGCGGTCTACGGGTTCACCTCGATGCTGGTCAACGTGCTGCGCGACGAGCAGCCGACCCACGTCGCCGTCGCGTTCGACGTCTCGCGGCAGACGTTCCGCACCGAGGAGTACTCCGAGTACAAGGCCAAGCGCAACAAGACCCCGGGCGAGTTCAGCAGCCAGCTCCCGCTGATCGAGCGGATGCTCGACAGCTTCTCGATCAGGTACATCAAGCACGCCGGCTACGAGGCCGACGACATCATCGCCACTCTGGTCACCCAGGCGCTCGCCGACGAGACCAGCGGTCTGGAGGTGCTCATCCTCACCGGCGACCGCGACTCCATCCAGCTGGTCACCGACCGTTCGACGGTGCTCTACCCGATGCGCGGGGTCTCCGACCTGGCCCGGATGACCCCCGCCTACGTCGAGGACAAGTACGGCGTCCCGCCGCACCGCTACCCCGAGCTCGCCGCGATCGTCGGGGAGACCTCCGACAACCTGCCGGGCGTGCCCGGCGTCGGCGCGGGCTTCGCCGCGAAGTGGATCAACACCTACGACGGCCTCGACAACGTGATCGCCCAGGCCGACAAGATCACCGGCAAGAAGGGCGAGGCGCTCCGCGAGCACCTCGGCGACGTCATCCGCAACCGCCGGCTCAACGCGCTGGTCCGCGACCTCGACCTCGGCGTGGCGGTCGACGACCTGGTCCTGGGGGAGTGGGACCGTGCGTCGGCCCTCGAGCTCCTCGACGAGCTGGAGTTCCGCGGCGAGCTGCGCACCCGGATCCTCGACGTCGTCGCCCCGGGCGAGGACGTCCCGGTCGAGACCGGCGTCGAGCTCGACGGCACGACCCTCGCCCCCGACGCCGTCGGCGCCTGGCTCGACGAGATCGGCGACGCGACCGTCGGCCTGTCCGTCCGCGGCGCCTGGGGCAGCGGCACCGGCCGGGTGACCGGGCTCGCCTTCGCCCTCGCCGATGGCCGGGCGGCGTACGTCGACGTCGAGGCGATGAGCCCCGCCGACGACGCCGCGGTCGCCGCGTGGCTCGCCGACACCGCCCGCCCGAAGGTGCTCCACGACGCCAAGGGCCCGCTGCTGGCGCTCGCCGCGCAGGGCTGGACCCTCGCCGGCGTGGTCGAGGACACCGCCCTCGCGGCGTACCTCGTCGCCCCCGACCAGCGCTCCTACGACCTCGCCGACCTCACCCTGCGCTACCTCCACCGCGAGCTGGCCCCGGCCGGCGACGACGACCAGGGGATGCTCTTCGACGAGGGCGCCAACACCGCCAACAGCGCGATGGTCCAGGCCCGCGCCGCCCTCGACCTGTCCGCCGAGCTCGCCGACGAGGTGGAGAGGGCCGGCGGTCGCTCGCTGCTGACCGAGGTCGAGATGCCGCTCGTCGGCGTCCTCGCCGCGATGGAGCAGACCGGCATCGCCATCGACACCGACCATCTCGAGGGCCTGGAGGCGCACTTCGGCGAGGAGGTGCGCAAGGAGGCCGAGGAGGCGTACGCCGTCATCGGCAAGGAGATCAACCTCGGCTCGCCCAAGCAGCTGCAGGTCGTGCTCTTCGACGAGCTCGACATGCCGAAGACCAAGCGCACCAAGACCGGCTACACCACCGACGCCGACGCGCTGCAGGCGCTCTACGTCAAGACCGAGCACCCGTTCCTGCTCCACCTGCTGCGCCACCGCGAGGTGATCCGGCTGCGGCAGACCATCGAGGGCCTGCTCAAGACGGTCCAGCCCGACGGCCGGATCCACACCACCTTCCACCAGACCATCGCCGCCACCGGCCGGCTCTCCAGCACCGAGCCCAACCTGCAGAACATCCCGGTCCGCACCGAGGAGGGCCGCCGGATCCGGGAGAGCTTCGTCGTCGGCAGCGGGTACGCCGAGCTGATGACGGCCGACTACAGCCAGATCGAGATGCGGATCATGGCCCACCTCTCGGAGGACGCGCTGCTCATCGACGCGTTCCGCACCGGCCGCGACTTCCACGCCGAGACCGCCTCCCGGGTCTTCGACGTCGCGCCCGGCGAGGTCACCCCGGAGATGCGGGCCAAGATCAAGGCGATGAACTACGGCCTCGCCTACGGCCTGTCCGCCTTCGGCCTCTCCCAGCAGCTCGGCATCGAGCCGAAGGAGGCCAGCGGGCTGATGGAGGAGTACTTCGAGACCTTCGGCGGCATCCGCGACTACCTCACCGGCGTCGTCGACGAGGCCCGCCGCACCGGCTTCACCGAGACCATCATGGGCCGGCGCCGCTACCTGCCCGACCTCACCAGCGACAACCGGATGCGTCGCGAGGCCGCCGAGCGGATGGCGCTCAACGCCCCCATCCAGGGCTCGGCCGCCGACCTGATCAAGGTCGCCATGCTCCGCACCGACGCCGCCCTGCGCGACGCCGGGCTGCGCTCGCGGATGCTGCTGCAGGTCCACGACGAGCTCGTGTTCGAGGTCGCCGAGGGCGAGCGGGAGGCGCTCGAGACCCTGGTCCGTGAGCAGATGGCCGGCGCCGCCGACCTCACCGTCCCGCTCGACGTCTCCGTCGGCACCGGCCGGTCCTGGCATCAAGCGGCGCACTAG
- a CDS encoding DUF554 domain-containing protein — MIPGTGTAVNAAAVLVGATLGRLAGDRLPERTRALVTDGLGLVTLLIAGTSAMAVLDPELSDAVGDSAPMLIVLGAVLLGGIAGSLLRLEQRVEALGAWLQRRLAGETGSEERRRFVEGFVIASLIFCTGPLTILGSLNDGLGKGADELYLKSALDGFAAIAFAAAFGWGVAASVLTLVVIQGGLTVVGLALGDVLPAAELAALTATGGLLLVGVALRLLDIKPVAVADLLPALAVAPLLTAAVAAL; from the coding sequence GTGATCCCCGGAACCGGCACCGCGGTCAACGCCGCCGCCGTCCTCGTCGGCGCCACCCTCGGCCGCCTCGCCGGCGACCGCCTGCCGGAGCGCACCCGCGCGCTCGTCACCGACGGCCTCGGCCTGGTCACCCTGCTCATCGCCGGTACGTCGGCGATGGCGGTCCTCGACCCGGAGCTGTCCGACGCGGTCGGCGACAGCGCCCCGATGCTGATCGTCCTCGGCGCGGTCCTCCTCGGCGGCATCGCCGGGTCCCTGCTGCGCCTCGAGCAGCGCGTGGAGGCGCTCGGCGCCTGGCTCCAGCGCCGGCTGGCCGGCGAGACCGGCAGCGAGGAGCGCCGCAGGTTCGTCGAGGGCTTCGTCATCGCCTCGCTCATCTTCTGCACCGGGCCGCTGACCATCCTCGGCTCGCTCAACGACGGCCTCGGCAAGGGCGCCGACGAGCTCTACCTCAAGTCCGCGCTCGACGGCTTCGCCGCGATCGCCTTCGCCGCGGCGTTCGGCTGGGGCGTCGCCGCGAGCGTGCTCACCCTGGTCGTGATCCAGGGCGGCCTGACCGTCGTCGGCCTCGCCCTCGGCGACGTGCTGCCGGCCGCAGAGCTGGCCGCCCTCACCGCCACCGGCGGGCTGCTGCTCGTCGGCGTGGCCCTCCGGCTGCTCGACATCAAGCCGGTCGCCGTCGCGGACCTGCTGCCCGCCCTCGCCGTCGCACCGCTGCTGACCGCCGCGGTCGCGGCGCTGTGA
- a CDS encoding alpha-(1->3)-arabinofuranosyltransferase domain-containing protein yields the protein MRETSAPRGTGVAVTLYAVVAVLMLLQQPGTTTYDTRAELTERPGSFLAGAFSLWHPESNFGEFQNQAYGYLFPQGTWFWLADLLGVPDWVGQRLWSALILIVACEGARRVARAVGLADLPALLAGAFFALSPRLLGTVTVQTAESLPGAVMPWLVLPVVLHLRGRLPGRSAALLSGAAVVCMGGVNAVETAACLPLAALLVLWGARARLASWRWAAGWAAAVGAACLWWALPLAVLARYAPPFFEYVESARDTTSLIGWSEAARGDSSWLGYLLSGDRPWWPAAFDLATDPVLIVVAAVLAGVGLAGLVLMDSPVRRPLLLAALLGLGCLTVAHGGVAGAPVADAVRGLLDGPLQIFRNVHKIDPVVRLPLALGFGTAVAAGVARLVALRPRLEPARGALLLVPLLLVALLGQPFLGGQTRTPGWTEISDPWQQARDYLAAERRGEAPRQGDRTLVVPGSSFAQQDWGWTLDEPLAILGGVDLVSRTQVPLVPGESIRYLSALDQAIVTGRVTPALTDQLARAGIGHVVLRRDLLRGLTRSPHPGGAAVALAKAGLQRVAGFGTGADGEAAVEVFRVPRRLPLVRASAVDDVVTVRGAAESVLLAQASGQVRPDQPTVLEGEPGWERPADLVTDADQRRERAFGNNDEGVSALMTADEPWRVERAAHDFPGGPGGDQVVARYVGLTGLAASSAQGYADNFGPVVTASGPYAAVDGDLDTRWISSAAGDPERQWLRLDLDGPRAVREVTVTPVADDAQVVPVRTIEVVAGEQRVRARVGASGAPVRVALDGSEVERIEVRVVEAATASRSARVGLREVAVDGLRPRRTFAVPGATGPDGALVFGTVPGRRACLITLTVPDCDVTRIRQPEEGGGLDRSFGLSAAGSYRVSGHVVVRNTPEAARLLDQVERRPPVEVTSSYGGDPKVAGRFAYDGQPTTAWVSDDSDLYPTLTFEWRRTRTITALAVRSGGVAGAPVAAVVTSGDDTQRVVLDTDDPVEIEPVRTNRLQVRFEKAPDSRHVVVPEIALSGVNLTRPLVAGAPTGAVCGFGPVVEVAGRRVPTRVTGTMADLVNGTPLAFEGCDPEEDDAAGTVRLPAGEHDLGVRPTPEFDVADVALVPATDAATDAATAQVRDRDVAVEHWDSGRRTVRVGGGPDAVLWLPENANAGWIAELDGRRLEPIRVDGWQQGWLLPAGDAGTVRLRYAPERTYGVVLPLGLAVSGGVLLAGAACLVLLLVRRRSRTPWRPWPEPPGAGPAPGWWAAALGVALVLLGPVAAAGLLVGALLPRTDRHRWWSAGPCWRWRPPRVCSTRSAGPGSSPAAPTSPPRSRWAWSPASSSAGPDPGAGRRWRHERVARTPGSRGDRRPADDGGRQGRAAGGLLVQPGRLLPLGPGRGSRPDPGVPGP from the coding sequence ATGAGGGAGACGTCCGCACCGCGGGGCACGGGCGTGGCGGTGACGCTGTACGCCGTCGTCGCGGTCCTCATGCTGCTGCAGCAGCCCGGCACGACGACGTACGACACCCGCGCCGAGCTGACCGAGCGTCCCGGGAGCTTCCTGGCGGGCGCGTTCTCGCTGTGGCACCCGGAGTCGAACTTCGGCGAGTTCCAGAACCAGGCCTACGGCTACCTCTTCCCGCAGGGCACCTGGTTCTGGCTCGCCGACCTGCTCGGCGTGCCGGACTGGGTCGGCCAGCGGCTCTGGTCCGCGCTCATCCTGATCGTGGCCTGCGAGGGCGCGCGCCGGGTGGCCCGCGCGGTCGGGCTCGCCGACCTGCCGGCGCTCCTCGCCGGGGCCTTCTTCGCCCTCTCGCCCCGGCTGCTCGGCACGGTGACCGTGCAGACCGCCGAGTCGCTGCCGGGTGCGGTGATGCCCTGGCTGGTGCTGCCGGTCGTGCTGCACCTGCGCGGCCGCCTGCCGGGACGGTCGGCGGCACTGCTCAGCGGCGCGGCGGTCGTGTGCATGGGTGGCGTCAACGCGGTCGAGACGGCCGCCTGCCTCCCGCTCGCCGCCCTGCTCGTGCTCTGGGGAGCCCGTGCCCGGCTGGCGTCGTGGCGCTGGGCGGCGGGCTGGGCGGCCGCGGTCGGCGCGGCCTGCCTGTGGTGGGCGCTGCCGCTGGCGGTGCTCGCGCGCTACGCCCCGCCGTTCTTCGAGTACGTCGAGAGCGCGCGCGACACCACCTCGCTCATCGGCTGGTCCGAGGCGGCGCGCGGCGACTCCTCCTGGCTCGGCTACCTGCTCTCCGGCGACCGTCCCTGGTGGCCGGCCGCCTTCGACCTGGCCACCGACCCGGTGCTGATCGTGGTCGCGGCCGTCCTCGCCGGCGTCGGGCTGGCCGGGCTGGTGCTCATGGACAGCCCGGTCCGCCGCCCGCTGCTGCTCGCCGCGCTGCTCGGCCTCGGCTGCCTGACCGTCGCCCACGGCGGCGTTGCGGGCGCCCCGGTCGCGGACGCCGTCCGCGGCCTGCTGGACGGGCCGCTGCAGATCTTCCGCAACGTCCACAAGATCGACCCGGTGGTGCGGCTCCCCCTCGCCCTCGGCTTCGGTACGGCGGTCGCCGCCGGCGTCGCGCGCCTGGTCGCCCTGCGGCCCCGGCTCGAGCCCGCCCGGGGCGCGCTGCTCCTGGTGCCGCTGCTGCTGGTCGCCCTGCTCGGGCAGCCGTTCCTGGGCGGCCAGACCCGGACGCCGGGGTGGACGGAGATCTCCGATCCCTGGCAGCAGGCCCGCGACTACCTGGCCGCCGAGCGGCGCGGCGAGGCGCCGCGGCAGGGCGACCGCACCCTCGTCGTACCCGGCTCGAGCTTCGCCCAGCAGGACTGGGGCTGGACCCTCGACGAGCCGCTCGCGATCCTCGGCGGCGTCGACCTGGTCAGCCGGACCCAGGTCCCGCTGGTGCCGGGGGAGTCGATCCGCTACCTCTCCGCGCTCGACCAGGCCATCGTCACCGGTCGGGTCACCCCGGCGCTCACGGACCAGCTGGCCCGCGCCGGGATCGGTCATGTGGTGCTGCGCCGCGACCTGCTCCGCGGGCTCACCCGCTCGCCGCATCCGGGCGGCGCGGCGGTCGCGCTCGCGAAGGCGGGCCTGCAGCGGGTGGCCGGCTTCGGGACCGGCGCCGACGGCGAGGCCGCGGTGGAGGTCTTCCGGGTCCCGCGCCGGCTGCCGCTGGTCCGGGCGAGCGCGGTCGACGACGTCGTGACCGTGCGCGGCGCGGCGGAGAGCGTCCTGCTGGCCCAGGCGTCCGGCCAGGTCCGGCCCGACCAGCCGACCGTCCTGGAGGGCGAGCCCGGCTGGGAGCGCCCCGCCGACCTGGTCACGGACGCCGACCAGCGCCGGGAGCGGGCATTCGGCAACAACGACGAGGGCGTCTCCGCCCTGATGACGGCCGACGAGCCGTGGCGGGTCGAGCGGGCCGCCCACGACTTCCCGGGCGGTCCCGGCGGCGACCAGGTGGTCGCCCGCTACGTGGGCCTGACGGGCCTCGCGGCCTCCTCGGCCCAGGGGTACGCCGACAACTTCGGCCCGGTCGTGACCGCCTCCGGCCCCTACGCCGCCGTCGACGGCGACCTCGACACCCGCTGGATCAGCTCCGCCGCCGGCGACCCCGAGCGGCAGTGGCTCCGGCTCGACCTCGACGGGCCGCGCGCGGTCCGGGAGGTCACGGTGACGCCGGTCGCCGACGACGCGCAGGTCGTCCCCGTCCGCACCATCGAGGTCGTCGCGGGGGAGCAGCGGGTCCGCGCCCGCGTCGGCGCCTCCGGGGCACCGGTGCGGGTGGCCCTCGACGGCAGCGAGGTCGAGCGGATCGAGGTCCGCGTGGTCGAGGCCGCCACGGCGTCCCGCTCCGCGCGGGTCGGGCTGCGGGAGGTGGCCGTCGACGGGCTCCGGCCCCGCCGTACCTTCGCGGTCCCCGGCGCCACCGGGCCGGACGGCGCCCTGGTGTTCGGCACGGTCCCGGGCCGCCGGGCCTGCCTGATCACGCTGACCGTGCCGGACTGCGACGTCACCCGGATCCGGCAACCGGAGGAGGGCGGCGGGCTCGACCGCTCCTTCGGGCTCTCGGCGGCCGGCTCCTACCGCGTCTCCGGGCACGTCGTCGTGCGCAACACCCCGGAGGCGGCGCGGCTGCTCGACCAGGTCGAGCGACGGCCCCCGGTCGAGGTGACCTCGTCCTACGGCGGCGACCCCAAGGTCGCCGGCCGGTTCGCGTACGACGGCCAGCCGACCACCGCATGGGTCTCCGACGACAGCGACCTGTACCCCACGCTGACCTTCGAGTGGCGCCGGACCCGCACGATCACCGCGCTCGCGGTCCGCTCCGGCGGTGTCGCGGGCGCGCCGGTCGCCGCCGTCGTCACCTCCGGCGACGACACGCAGCGGGTGGTGCTCGACACCGACGACCCGGTCGAGATCGAGCCGGTCCGGACCAACCGGCTCCAGGTGCGGTTCGAGAAGGCGCCGGACTCCCGTCACGTCGTGGTGCCCGAGATCGCCCTGTCCGGCGTCAACCTCACCCGCCCGCTCGTGGCCGGCGCCCCGACCGGTGCGGTGTGCGGCTTCGGCCCGGTGGTGGAGGTCGCCGGCCGCCGGGTCCCGACCCGGGTGACGGGCACCATGGCCGACCTGGTCAACGGGACGCCGCTGGCCTTCGAGGGCTGCGACCCCGAGGAGGACGACGCGGCCGGGACGGTCCGGCTGCCGGCGGGCGAGCACGACCTCGGCGTCCGGCCGACGCCCGAGTTCGACGTCGCGGATGTCGCGCTGGTGCCCGCCACGGACGCCGCCACGGACGCCGCCACGGCGCAGGTCCGCGATCGCGACGTCGCCGTCGAGCACTGGGACAGCGGCCGCCGGACCGTCCGGGTCGGCGGCGGCCCGGACGCCGTGCTCTGGCTCCCCGAGAACGCCAACGCCGGCTGGATCGCCGAGCTCGACGGGCGGCGGCTCGAGCCGATCCGGGTCGACGGCTGGCAGCAGGGCTGGCTGCTGCCCGCGGGCGACGCCGGGACGGTCCGTCTCCGCTACGCCCCCGAGCGGACGTACGGCGTCGTGCTGCCCCTCGGCCTCGCGGTGAGCGGCGGCGTCCTCCTGGCCGGCGCGGCCTGCCTGGTCCTGCTCCTCGTCCGGCGGCGCTCGCGCACGCCGTGGCGACCGTGGCCGGAGCCGCCGGGCGCCGGGCCGGCGCCCGGCTGGTGGGCGGCCGCCCTGGGGGTCGCCCTGGTCCTGCTCGGCCCGGTCGCCGCGGCCGGGCTGCTCGTCGGTGCGCTCCTGCCCCGCACGGACCGGCACCGGTGGTGGTCGGCGGGGCCGTGCTGGCGCTGGCGGCCGCCTCGGGTCTGCTCGACGCGCTCGGCGGGTCCCGGTTCGTCACCGGCAGCGCCGACGTCGCCGCCGCGCTCGCGGTGGGCCTGGTCGCCGGCCTCGTCCTCGGCCGGCCCCGACCCCGGCGCCGGGCGGAGGTGGCGCCATGAGCGCGTGGCGCGGACGCCAGGGAGCCGCGGCGATCGCCGTCCTGCTGACGATGGTGGTCGGCAGGGCCGTGCTGCTGGCGGGCTCCTGGTTCAACCAGGACGACTTCTACCTCTCGGGCCGGGCCGCGGCAGCCGACCTGACCCCGGAGTTCCTGGTCCGTGA